The proteins below come from a single Aegilops tauschii subsp. strangulata cultivar AL8/78 chromosome 6, Aet v6.0, whole genome shotgun sequence genomic window:
- the LOC109759921 gene encoding uncharacterized protein isoform X2, producing the protein MTPRDGAVDLWAMAAELERQFAGYKQRLASSGRISSLVADDDAHVLVLAAAPDDDRVEEEEEEYAAVGGVRGRMYEAYTRRRDERLRSVWRARMERKEAEVMALWAQLDARGGGGPAAAEDVDGAAGEEAEDGGERRRSSDVAAPGMVSGKKHPRTRRSFSSANLVKSTRPDVGIRRAVSQEPPEPPAGTDDGAGRKHGHRARPVTGAAPKRKALSGSKGASAKGHGSVRQSGPKPKPPRSFPRPSSSGGMEGVREAALPQNGNVASSPRPFLASDNGTGTQNARAASPASDGGEVVDSAAPAVDGDEPEAKNGEITGDPERRDAEEIVVRSPEAKLGNGEITSDSETEPSYVFIKKKAVVEEEEAARLSDALAGPRSEEPHIQVRNGTDDADEAPTAANAEEAPGRGSSDSVSSMSGRVSAPSSPPSCSSRAKSIERLLVEDAALLRKRREDQSATGGRSVPAVSTPGSAGRRAYGAAPTTSPRGTAMGFKKRFLSFGKKNRGSREGATTVIVDCTSPAIDDDDGASERWRTAADSIRPRVLGSSSDAASDDTDQYAASPQACSLQILVAAASPAKSELSEIVPSEKSPKAHRSFFSLRSFNCGRS; encoded by the exons ATGACGCCGCGCGACGGCGCCGTGGACCTGTGGGCGATGGCCGCCGAGCTGGAGCGGCAGTTCGCCGGCTACAAGCAGCGCCTGGCCTCCTCCGGGAGGATCAGCAGCCTCGTCGCCGACGACGACGCCCACGTCCTCgtcctcgccgccgcccccgacgacgaccgcgtcgaggaggaggaggaggagtacgCGGCGGTCGGAGGCGTGCGGGGGAGGATGTACGAGGCGTACACGCGGCGGCGGGACGAGCGGCTGCGGTCCGTGTGGCGCGCGCGcatggagcgcaaggaggccgagGTCATGGCGCTCTGGGCGCAGCTGGAcgcccgcggcggcggcggcccggcCGCCGCGGAGGACGTCGACGGCGCGGCCGGAGAG GAAGCCGAGGACGGCGGCGAGAGAAGAAGGAGCTCCGACGTGGCTGCTCCGGGCATGGTCTCCGGCAAGAAGCACCCGCGCACCAGGAGGAGCTTCTCGTCGGCCAACTTGGTCAAAAGCACCCGCCCGGACGTCGGGATACGGCGCGCGGTCTCGCAGGAACCACCCGAGCCACCGGCAGGCACCGACGACGGCGCCGGAAGGAAGCACGGACACCGAGCCCGACCAGTGACCGGCGCCGCGCCCAAGCGCAAGGCCTTGTCGGGGAGCAAGGGCGCCTCGGCGAAGGGGCACGGCTCAGTCAGGCAGTCTGGCCCGAAGCCGAAGCCGCCGCGCAGCTTCCCCCGGCCGTCCAGCTCCGGCGGCATGGAGGGTGTCAGGGAGGCAGCGCTGCCGCAGAACGGGAACGTGGCTTCTTCCCCAAGACCGTTCTTGGCGAGTGACAATGGCACTGGCACCCAGAACGCGCGAGCCGCCTCGCCGGCATCAGATGGCGGCGAGGTAGTGGACAGTGCAGCTCCAGCAGTAGATGGCGACGAGCCGGAAGCGAAGAATGGGGAGATCACCGGCGACCCGGAGAGACGCGATGCCGAGGAGATCGTGGTGCGGTCGCCGGAGGCGAAGCTCGGGAACGGAGAGATCACCAGCGACTCGGAGACCGAGCCGAGCTACGTCTTCATCAAGAAGAAGGCCGTCgtcgaggaggaggaagccgcgAGGCTCTCTGACGCATTGGCTGGACCAAGATCTGAAGAACCACATATCCAGGTCAGGAATGGCACAGACGATGCAGACGAGGCTCCTACGGCGGCGAATGCCGAAGAAGCGCCGGGGAGGGGAAGCTCCGACTCGGTGTCCTCCATGTCAGGCCGGGTCTCCGCTCCCAGCAGCCCGCCCTCCTGCAGCTCCCGTGCTAAGTCCATCGAGAGGCTGCTCGTGGAGGACGCTGCGCTGCTGCGGAAAAGGCGAGAGGACCAGAGCGCCACCGGAGGGAGGAGCGTCCCGGCGGTATCGACGCcgggcagcgcggggagaagggCCTACGGCGCGGCGCCGACGACGTCTCCGAGAGGGACGGCGATGGGGTTCAAGAAGAGGTTCCTGAGCTTCGGGAAGAAGAACAGAGGCAGCAGGGAGGGCGCTACCACCGTCATCGTCGACTGCACCTCTCCGGCGATCGACGACGACGATGGCGCGAGCGAGCGGTGGCGGACGGCCGCCGACTCGATCAGGCCCAGGGTGCTGGGCTCCTCCTCGGACGCTGCCTCCGACGACACGGATCAGTATGCCGCCTCGCCACAGG CATGCTCTCTGCAAATCCTCGTGGCTGCTGCTTCTCCTGCAAAGTCTGAGCTAAGTGAGATAGTTCCATCGGAGAAGTCACCAAAAG CTCACCGTTCGTTCTTCTCGCTCCGGTCCTTCAACTGTGGCAGGAGCTAG
- the LOC109759921 gene encoding uncharacterized protein isoform X1, whose protein sequence is MTPRDGAVDLWAMAAELERQFAGYKQRLASSGRISSLVADDDAHVLVLAAAPDDDRVEEEEEEYAAVGGVRGRMYEAYTRRRDERLRSVWRARMERKEAEVMALWAQLDARGGGGPAAAEDVDGAAGEQEAEDGGERRRSSDVAAPGMVSGKKHPRTRRSFSSANLVKSTRPDVGIRRAVSQEPPEPPAGTDDGAGRKHGHRARPVTGAAPKRKALSGSKGASAKGHGSVRQSGPKPKPPRSFPRPSSSGGMEGVREAALPQNGNVASSPRPFLASDNGTGTQNARAASPASDGGEVVDSAAPAVDGDEPEAKNGEITGDPERRDAEEIVVRSPEAKLGNGEITSDSETEPSYVFIKKKAVVEEEEAARLSDALAGPRSEEPHIQVRNGTDDADEAPTAANAEEAPGRGSSDSVSSMSGRVSAPSSPPSCSSRAKSIERLLVEDAALLRKRREDQSATGGRSVPAVSTPGSAGRRAYGAAPTTSPRGTAMGFKKRFLSFGKKNRGSREGATTVIVDCTSPAIDDDDGASERWRTAADSIRPRVLGSSSDAASDDTDQYAASPQACSLQILVAAASPAKSELSEIVPSEKSPKAHRSFFSLRSFNCGRS, encoded by the exons ATGACGCCGCGCGACGGCGCCGTGGACCTGTGGGCGATGGCCGCCGAGCTGGAGCGGCAGTTCGCCGGCTACAAGCAGCGCCTGGCCTCCTCCGGGAGGATCAGCAGCCTCGTCGCCGACGACGACGCCCACGTCCTCgtcctcgccgccgcccccgacgacgaccgcgtcgaggaggaggaggaggagtacgCGGCGGTCGGAGGCGTGCGGGGGAGGATGTACGAGGCGTACACGCGGCGGCGGGACGAGCGGCTGCGGTCCGTGTGGCGCGCGCGcatggagcgcaaggaggccgagGTCATGGCGCTCTGGGCGCAGCTGGAcgcccgcggcggcggcggcccggcCGCCGCGGAGGACGTCGACGGCGCGGCCGGAGAG CAGGAAGCCGAGGACGGCGGCGAGAGAAGAAGGAGCTCCGACGTGGCTGCTCCGGGCATGGTCTCCGGCAAGAAGCACCCGCGCACCAGGAGGAGCTTCTCGTCGGCCAACTTGGTCAAAAGCACCCGCCCGGACGTCGGGATACGGCGCGCGGTCTCGCAGGAACCACCCGAGCCACCGGCAGGCACCGACGACGGCGCCGGAAGGAAGCACGGACACCGAGCCCGACCAGTGACCGGCGCCGCGCCCAAGCGCAAGGCCTTGTCGGGGAGCAAGGGCGCCTCGGCGAAGGGGCACGGCTCAGTCAGGCAGTCTGGCCCGAAGCCGAAGCCGCCGCGCAGCTTCCCCCGGCCGTCCAGCTCCGGCGGCATGGAGGGTGTCAGGGAGGCAGCGCTGCCGCAGAACGGGAACGTGGCTTCTTCCCCAAGACCGTTCTTGGCGAGTGACAATGGCACTGGCACCCAGAACGCGCGAGCCGCCTCGCCGGCATCAGATGGCGGCGAGGTAGTGGACAGTGCAGCTCCAGCAGTAGATGGCGACGAGCCGGAAGCGAAGAATGGGGAGATCACCGGCGACCCGGAGAGACGCGATGCCGAGGAGATCGTGGTGCGGTCGCCGGAGGCGAAGCTCGGGAACGGAGAGATCACCAGCGACTCGGAGACCGAGCCGAGCTACGTCTTCATCAAGAAGAAGGCCGTCgtcgaggaggaggaagccgcgAGGCTCTCTGACGCATTGGCTGGACCAAGATCTGAAGAACCACATATCCAGGTCAGGAATGGCACAGACGATGCAGACGAGGCTCCTACGGCGGCGAATGCCGAAGAAGCGCCGGGGAGGGGAAGCTCCGACTCGGTGTCCTCCATGTCAGGCCGGGTCTCCGCTCCCAGCAGCCCGCCCTCCTGCAGCTCCCGTGCTAAGTCCATCGAGAGGCTGCTCGTGGAGGACGCTGCGCTGCTGCGGAAAAGGCGAGAGGACCAGAGCGCCACCGGAGGGAGGAGCGTCCCGGCGGTATCGACGCcgggcagcgcggggagaagggCCTACGGCGCGGCGCCGACGACGTCTCCGAGAGGGACGGCGATGGGGTTCAAGAAGAGGTTCCTGAGCTTCGGGAAGAAGAACAGAGGCAGCAGGGAGGGCGCTACCACCGTCATCGTCGACTGCACCTCTCCGGCGATCGACGACGACGATGGCGCGAGCGAGCGGTGGCGGACGGCCGCCGACTCGATCAGGCCCAGGGTGCTGGGCTCCTCCTCGGACGCTGCCTCCGACGACACGGATCAGTATGCCGCCTCGCCACAGG CATGCTCTCTGCAAATCCTCGTGGCTGCTGCTTCTCCTGCAAAGTCTGAGCTAAGTGAGATAGTTCCATCGGAGAAGTCACCAAAAG CTCACCGTTCGTTCTTCTCGCTCCGGTCCTTCAACTGTGGCAGGAGCTAG